One part of the Hydra vulgaris chromosome 01, alternate assembly HydraT2T_AEP genome encodes these proteins:
- the LOC105844305 gene encoding protein crossbronx, with protein MSFDLEIKNLSEVKIRNDETCDTKQNLLNNIKPQNLSPSTTRSFSTSSTTLLSLSANKSPSLSTNTTPLNPSENATTKNSFTNISLQLKAMKSRLNLNLESRELVARTFIPPTVIIEDVTTPNDTILEKDFDRSPKNPFECFYKHHRDKLIQDELKLTFLNSQDGIHVVPSYTSLQVWFGVIFVKEGPYDEGIFHFSIIFQDSYPETRPLLQFKSKVFHPQIDKTNGKLNLKHIYKQRNYISIWELLRYTRSLFYHIDTNDCYNKEAGYLFLSAFDKFKARCRASVLDSLLAFDEQIYNQSIESENPFLCSILDNTSLQGVKKIMLSMNFEALKESTVMEWARVYLGKLLNNINSAY; from the coding sequence atgtcttttgatttagaaataaaaaacttatccGAAGTTAAAATTAGGAACGACGAAACATGTGATACAAAgcaaaatttattgaataatattaaacCGCAAAATTTATCGCCAAGTACTACGCGGTCTTTTTCGACATCTAGCACGACGTTACTAAGTTTATCGGCAAATAAGTCGCCAAGTTTATCGACAAACACTACACCACTAAATCCCTCGGAAAATGctacaacaaaaaattcatttacaaatattagTCTTCAATTAAAAGCAATGAAGTCAAGGCTTAATTTAAATCTCGAAAGTCGTGAACTAGTTGCAAGAACCTTCATACCTCCAACAGTAATAATTGAAGATGTAACAACGCCAAATGATACTATCTtggaaaaagattttgatagaTCTCCTAAAAATCCATTTGAGTGTTTTTACAAACATCATAGAGACAAACTTATACAGGACGAacttaaactaacttttttaaattcacaagATGGAATCCATGTAGTACCATCATACACGTCTCTGCAAGTATGGTTTGGTGTAATTTTTGTGAAAGAAGGACCATACGATGAAGGAATATTTCATTTCAGTATTATTTTTCAAGATAGTTATCCAGAAACAAGACCACTGCtgcaatttaaaagtaaagtattCCACCCacaaattgataaaactaatggaaaattaaacttaaaacatatCTACAAACAGCGTAACTATATTTCTATTTGGGAGTTACTCCGCTATACAAGATCTTTATTCTATCACATAGACACTAATGATTGTTACAATAAAGAAGCTGGATATCTATTTTTATCTGCCTTTGATAAATTCAAGGCTAGATGTAGAGCATCTGTGCTAGATTCTCTATTAGCATTCGATGAACAAATCTACAATCAAAGCATAGAATCAGAAAATCCTTTTCTTTGCTCTATACTAGATAACACATCACTACAaggagttaaaaaaattatgctatcTATGAATTTTGAGGCATTAAAAGAATCTACTGTAATGGAATGGGCAAGAGTTTATTTAGGAAAACTTCTTAACAATATTAACTCTGCATACTAA